The DNA window AACTCGTCTGCGGAGACTTTTTCCCACGCCTTCCGGCCGTCCGTCGCCGTATCGACGTCGTAGCCTTCCTCCGTGAGCAGCATCTGCAGGCCTTCGGCAATGTGCCGCTCATCGTCTGCGATGAGAACCTTAGGCAAACCCATATATTATTGTCTTTTCTATGTTTGTGCCGGGGCCGTCCCCGCGGCCGCATGTCCAGTTTACCCCGCCGCCCGAGCCAGGGTCAAGCCGACGCGCTCCCGTCAGCCGTTGCGGACCCACGGCAGACGTATGCTGACGCCGTCAGCCTGCGGTTCCAGCACGGCTCCCGAGGAATCGAGCAGGGCGGCGGCGACAGCCAGGGATCGTTCGAATTCGGCGTCCGCAGGCTTCGGCCGGGGCGATTCCGGGTCACGTACCGCGGCGATCTCCACCTTGAGGTCGGCGCCATCGTTCGCGCAGGACACGCGCAAGGTGCCGCCGTTCTCTCCCAACCGCTCATGGACGGCGGTGAGGAGGTTCAGCATGGCGAACTTGAACATGTCGCGACGCAGCGGAACAAAGACGGCCGGGTCGCATTCGATGCTCAGGGTGTTGCGGGCCAGTCGGGCGCGCGCCTCGATGAGCGGCATGAGCTCATCGAAGACCTGATCCAGGGCGAAGCTGTCCGCCTCCTCGCGTTCCGGACGCAGCAGCTGCAGGAGGCGGTCGATCATGAGGTGCAGACGCCGGGCCTCGTGCTCGATGACGGAAGCGCGGTCCAGCGCACCGTCCGCATCGCTGCGGGCGACCCGAACCTTGAGCACCTCGAGGTTGATGATGATCGAGTTCAGCGGGTTCTTGATCTCATGGGCCAGGTCATCGGCCAGACGACTCACGAGATCGAAGCGATTGGCCCGGAACTGCTCTTCGTTGACCGGCTTCAGCTCTGAATCCACAATGATCCCTGTTCACACGTGCTACGCGAACCCATGCTGAGCATGCAGGAAGCATTCCCCGCCCGTCACACCGGATCGAGGGCGCATTCCCGTGCGACCACCGCCTGATATGCGTCGCGAAGCTCACGGGCGGTGCCGCCGGCGGCAGGCAGCGACCTGCCGTCCAGCTCCAGGAACGGAACGACGCCGACGGAAGTCATCGTGGCGAAGATCTCGTCCGCGTGGTCGAGCTCGGAGCGATCGAAGAGGCCCTCGCGCACGCGCAGCCCCAGTCCGGGCGCCAGCTGAAGCAGCGTGGTGCGCGTGATCCCGGCCAGCACCCCTGCTTCGAGCGCCGGCGTGCAA is part of the Longimicrobiales bacterium genome and encodes:
- a CDS encoding HAMP domain-containing sensor histidine kinase; this translates as MDSELKPVNEEQFRANRFDLVSRLADDLAHEIKNPLNSIIINLEVLKVRVARSDADGALDRASVIEHEARRLHLMIDRLLQLLRPEREEADSFALDQVFDELMPLIEARARLARNTLSIECDPAVFVPLRRDMFKFAMLNLLTAVHERLGENGGTLRVSCANDGADLKVEIAAVRDPESPRPKPADAEFERSLAVAAALLDSSGAVLEPQADGVSIRLPWVRNG